From the genome of Pseudoxanthomonas sp.:
GTCCGCAATGAACGCCATCGTCAATGCCCGGCTGCCGCGGCTGTTCATCGATATCGAGGTCGAGCGCGACTACTGGCAGGACTGGTACCACAACCTGCCGGGTGCGACCGTGGCGCGCGGCTTTGCCGCTTACTGGCCGGTGATCGGCGCGGTCTACGACATCTACATCAATCATCCTGGCTGGGATTCGGACCGCGCCCAGGCGCGCTACGCGCTGTGCGCGGCGGTGCAGTTGCAGAACCTGAGCGATCGCGAAGCCAGCGAGGTGTTCTCGCAGGTCTGGGGCCGGATCAGCGGCGAACGGCTGGGCCGCGCCGCGCTGGAGCGGGTGGCGCGGCCGTACGCGGCGTAGTGATGCCCGCAGCCAGCCTGGCGCTCGCGACCAGCCTGTAGAGCGGAGCTTGCTCCGCTGGGGCTTTCCTCGTGACCCGGACGGAGAGCAGCGCAGCAAGCTGCGCTCTACATGGGTGCTGCGATGACCTGAACGGGGAGCAGCGGAGCAAGCTCCGCTCTACAAGGGCGTTGGAGAAGAGCAGCGCAGCAAGCTACGCGCTACAGGGCGCTGCCTCGCGCGGCGCTACGTCAACCGTGCCAGTGGCTGGCCCAGGCGCACCGGGGTTTCCGGGCCCAGGTTTGATGCCAGGCTGGCGACGCCCGGCGGCAGCAGCACGATCACGGTGGAGCCGTAGTTGAAGCGTGCCATTTCGCCGAAGCGCTCCAGCACGATGCCCTGGCCGCGGTAGTCCTTGCGGGTGATGCGGGTGCCGTATTCAGGGATCTCGACGCCGCTCCAGACCGTTTCCACGCCCGAGACCAGCATCGCGCCGACCATCACGCAGGCCATCGGCCCGAAGTCGGTGTCGAAATGGCACACCAGCCGCTCGTTGCGCGCGAACAGGCCCTGCACGTTGGCCACTGCATCGGTGCCCACGCTGAAGAGGCGGCCCGGCACGTGCACGGTTTCGCGCAGCGTGCCGGACCAGGGCATGTGCACGCGGTGGTAGTCGCGCGGCGACAGGTACACCGTGGCGTAGCTGCCGTGTTCGAACGGCGCGGCGTCGGCTTCGCTGCCCAGCAGCGCGCCGGCGGTAAAGTGTTTGCCCTTGGCCTGGAAGATGCGGCCCGATTCGATCGACCCGCATTGACTGATGTGGCCATCGGCCGGCATCAGCAGGCTGCGCGGGTCCGGGTCGGGCATGCGCGCGCCGGGCTTCAGGGCGCGGGTGAAGAACGCATTGAAGGTCGGGTAGGCGGTCGGGTCGGGTTGTGCCGCCTCGGCCAGGTTCACGTTGAACTTGGCCACGACCGTGTCGATGATCCGCTGCTTGATCGCCGGATTGTCCGAGTAGGCCAGCCTGCGTGCGAGTGAGGACAGCAGCCGGTGCGGCAAGGCGTAGGTGAGCGTGGTGACCAGGCTCACTTGGTCATCGCCTGGGTGAGTTTCAGCAGGTCGCTGCCGATCAGTTCGGGCTGGAATGGCGGCTGGATGATGCCGGCCATGCGGCCCTGTGGGTCGAGCACGACGATCTGTGCGGAATGGTCCATGGAATAGTCCTGGGGGTTCTCTTTGAAGTGCTCACCGGGCGCCTTGACGAACACCAGGCTCAGCGACTTGGCGAACTGCTCAAGCGCCGGGATGTCGGCCGTGGCGGCGAGCGTGTCGGGATGGAAAGCGTGCGCATATTCGCCGACCTTGGCCGGCGTGTCGCGCTCGGGATCGATCGAAACGAACAGCACGCGCGGGCGCAGGGTGTCTGACAGGCCGGCCCACTGCTTCTGCGCCTGGGCCAGCTGGGCCAGGGTGGTGGGGCACACGTCCGGGCAATAGGTGAAGCCCAGGAACACCAGCGTCCAGTGGCCGCGCAGTTCGCCCTGGGTCAGCTGGGTGCCATCGGACTGGCGCAGCGAAAACTCCGGCAACGGCCGTGGCGTGGGCAACAAGGTCACCGTCTGGGTCGCCGGCCACTGCGTGTGGCCGGTCCTGGAGGGTCCCAGCAGCTTGTTGGCCGCCAGCACGCCCAGGACGGCGGCGATTGCAATCAACAGTGCGACACCGAGGGTGCGTTTGGGCATTTTTCCGTTTCCAGTGCAACGAAGGACCATGATACCGGGCCGTCCCTTTATAATCGGCGGCCGTCTTCTTCCGTTGTCGTCCATGCCTGCCGACGCAGCCAACGCCCTGCACACCATCATCGACCTGATCCGTTACGGCGCCAGCCGGTTCAACGCGGCCGGGTTGACCTTCGGCCACAGCCACGACAACGCGCTGGATGAAGCTACCGCGCTGGTCCTGCACACGCTGCACCTGCCGCCGGACATCGGTCCGGCCTACGGCCAGGCGCGCCTGGTGCCGGAAGAAAAAGAAGCGATCCTGGCGTTGATCGAGCGCCGCGTGGCCGAGCGCGTGCCGGTCGCCTACCTGACCGGCGAGGCCTGGTTCGCCGGCCTGAGCTTCAAGAGTGACAGTCGCGCCCTGGTGCCGCGCTCGCCGATCGCCGAGCTGATCGAGTCCGGCTTCGAGCCGTGGCTGGCCGGCCGCGACGTGCATCGCGCGCTGGACCTGTGCACCGGTTCGGGCTGCATCGCCATCGCCATGGGCCACTACAACCCGGACTGGCAGGTCGACGGTGCCGACATCAGCGACGATGCGCTGGCGCTGGCACGCGAGAACAAGGCGCGCCTGCTCGCCGACAACGTCGAACTGGTCAAGTCCGACCTGTTCAACGGGCTGGCTGGCCGCCATTACGACCTGATCGTCACCAACCCGCCGTACGTCACCAACGACGAGACCGACGCGCTGCCGCAGGAATATTCCTACGAGCCGGAGCTGGGCCTGCGCGCGGGCGACGACGGCCTGGACCTGGTCCTGAAGATCCTGCGCGACGCGCCGATCCACCTGCACGAGGACGGCCTGCTGATCTGCGAAGTGGGCGAGTCCGAACAGCACCTGATCAAGCTGCTGCCGGAAGTGGATTTCGCCTGGGTCGAGTTCAAGGTCGGCCAGATGGGCATCTTCGCGGTCGAATGCCGCGAGTTGATCGCCCACAGCGCACGCATCACCGAGCTGGCAGCGCAACGTCCATGAGTTCCAACAGCTTCGGCAAGCTGCTGACCGTCACCACCTTCGGCGAGTCCCATGGGCCGGCGATCGGTTGCGTGGTCGATGGCTGTCCGCCGGGGCTGGAACTGGACGCGGCCGAATTCGCCCACGACCTGCAGCGCCGCGCGACCGGCAAGAGCCGGCATACCTCGGCGCGGCGCGAGGCTGACGAAATCGAGATCCTGTCCGGCGTCTATGAAGGCCGCACGACCGGGACGCCGATCGGTCTGCTGATCCGCAACACCGACCAGCGCAGCAAGGACTACACCAATATCGCCGCGCAGTTCCGTCCGGGACATGCCGACTACAGCTACTGGCAGAAGTACGGCATCCGCGATCCGCGCGGCGGCGGGCGTTCGTCCGCACGCGAGACGACGATGCGCGTGGCCGCTGGCGTGATCGCCAAGAAGTGGCTTCTGCAGCGTTACGGCGTGACGGTGCGCGGCTTCCTGTCGCAGCTGGGCGAGATCAAGCCGCAGGGCTTCGACTGGAGCGTGGTCGAGGACAACCCGTTCTTCTGGCCGCATGCCGAACAGGTACCGGCGCTGGAGGAGTACATGGATGCGCTGCGCAAGTCCGGTGATTCGGTCGGTGCGCGCGTGGACGTGGTCGCCGAGGGCGTGCCGCCGGGCTGGGGCGAGCCGATCTACGGCAAGCTCGATGGCGACCTGGCCGCCGCGCTGATGAGCATCAATGCGGTCAAGGGCGTGGAAATCGGCGACGGCTTTGCCAGTGCGATGCAGAAGGGCACCGAACACCGCGACCTGATCACGCCCGACGGCTTCCTGAGCAACCACGCCGGTGGCATTCTCGGTGGTATCTCCACTGGCCAGGCGGTCACCGCGTCGATCGTGCTCAAGCCCACCTCCAGCCTGCGCCTGCCAGGTGCCACGGTCGACGTGGACGGCAAGGTCGTCGATGTCATCACCACCGGCCGCCACGATCCGTGCGTCGGCATCCGTGCCACGCCGATCGCCGAGGCGATGGTCGCGCTGGTGCTGATGGACCAGGCGTTGCGCCACCGCGCGCAGTGCGGCGACGTGGGTGAAGTTTCCCCGCGGATTCCTGGGTGAGCGGGGACGCGCCATGCGCGGCATGCCGCGCAGTCCACGCGAACGCCTGGCCAGGGATGGCCGGGCCGGTGCCGCCGGTGTGCGAATGTCGTGGCAGGGATGGCAGCGTGGAGGCCCGTGATGTCGGCTAAGCCCCGCGTCTGGGTCAGCCAGCCGTTGTTCGACGACATCGTCGAACAGCTGGCTGAGCATTTCGAACTGAGTTGCGAAACGCAGGTGCGCAGCTATTCCTCCGATGAACTGGCCGAGCACCTGTCGCCGCTGGACGGCGCGCTGGTCACGCTCAACGAGCGCATCAGTGCGGCCGAGATCGCCAGCGCCCGCAACCTGCGTGCTGTCGCCAATGTCGGCGTGGGCTACAACAACCTGGACCTGGGCGCGCTGAGCGCGGCCGGGGTCGTCGCCACCAACACGCCTGACGTGTTGACCGAAACCACGGCCGACCTGGGCTTCGCCCTGCTGATGGCCACCGCGCGTCGCATCA
Proteins encoded in this window:
- the asd gene encoding archaetidylserine decarboxylase (Phosphatidylserine decarboxylase is synthesized as a single chain precursor. Generation of the pyruvoyl active site from a Ser is coupled to cleavage of a Gly-Ser bond between the larger (beta) and smaller (alpha chains). It is an integral membrane protein.); the encoded protein is MSLVTTLTYALPHRLLSSLARRLAYSDNPAIKQRIIDTVVAKFNVNLAEAAQPDPTAYPTFNAFFTRALKPGARMPDPDPRSLLMPADGHISQCGSIESGRIFQAKGKHFTAGALLGSEADAAPFEHGSYATVYLSPRDYHRVHMPWSGTLRETVHVPGRLFSVGTDAVANVQGLFARNERLVCHFDTDFGPMACVMVGAMLVSGVETVWSGVEIPEYGTRITRKDYRGQGIVLERFGEMARFNYGSTVIVLLPPGVASLASNLGPETPVRLGQPLARLT
- a CDS encoding SCO family protein, whose amino-acid sequence is MPKRTLGVALLIAIAAVLGVLAANKLLGPSRTGHTQWPATQTVTLLPTPRPLPEFSLRQSDGTQLTQGELRGHWTLVFLGFTYCPDVCPTTLAQLAQAQKQWAGLSDTLRPRVLFVSIDPERDTPAKVGEYAHAFHPDTLAATADIPALEQFAKSLSLVFVKAPGEHFKENPQDYSMDHSAQIVVLDPQGRMAGIIQPPFQPELIGSDLLKLTQAMTK
- the prmB gene encoding 50S ribosomal protein L3 N(5)-glutamine methyltransferase — protein: MPADAANALHTIIDLIRYGASRFNAAGLTFGHSHDNALDEATALVLHTLHLPPDIGPAYGQARLVPEEKEAILALIERRVAERVPVAYLTGEAWFAGLSFKSDSRALVPRSPIAELIESGFEPWLAGRDVHRALDLCTGSGCIAIAMGHYNPDWQVDGADISDDALALARENKARLLADNVELVKSDLFNGLAGRHYDLIVTNPPYVTNDETDALPQEYSYEPELGLRAGDDGLDLVLKILRDAPIHLHEDGLLICEVGESEQHLIKLLPEVDFAWVEFKVGQMGIFAVECRELIAHSARITELAAQRP
- the aroC gene encoding chorismate synthase → MSSNSFGKLLTVTTFGESHGPAIGCVVDGCPPGLELDAAEFAHDLQRRATGKSRHTSARREADEIEILSGVYEGRTTGTPIGLLIRNTDQRSKDYTNIAAQFRPGHADYSYWQKYGIRDPRGGGRSSARETTMRVAAGVIAKKWLLQRYGVTVRGFLSQLGEIKPQGFDWSVVEDNPFFWPHAEQVPALEEYMDALRKSGDSVGARVDVVAEGVPPGWGEPIYGKLDGDLAAALMSINAVKGVEIGDGFASAMQKGTEHRDLITPDGFLSNHAGGILGGISTGQAVTASIVLKPTSSLRLPGATVDVDGKVVDVITTGRHDPCVGIRATPIAEAMVALVLMDQALRHRAQCGDVGEVSPRIPG